A single genomic interval of Cupriavidus sp. MP-37 harbors:
- a CDS encoding ABC transporter substrate-binding protein — MSFRSGVKGRLAGLLVACAIGMGGACCAAFAANAATTTSEHGVTADTILLGQSAALTGPTAVLGKQMNSGALLYFDHINQQGGIHGRKIRLQALDDYYEPEPAAKNTRKLIEEDRVFALFGYVGTPTSQAALPLAIQARVPFFGPYTGAQSLREPRSRYVFHVRAGYNEETAAILRQIQTTGLKRVAVVYNEDAYGKAGLDGLERALKAAPDSGVQIVAREPVVRNTTEIGDAMQGSMKAKPDAVVMISAYRTAGAFVKEALRRGYNGQFYNVSFVGTQALANVVGAQGSGVIISQVMPHPGNATLPIVREYLRLLQAAGKPSEFDYASIEGFIAAKTFTEGLRRAGKDLTREKLVTALESMRNYDLGGFIVNFTPENHVGSKFVEMTIINSKGQVIR, encoded by the coding sequence ATGTCTTTCCGATCCGGGGTCAAGGGCCGGCTTGCCGGCCTGCTGGTGGCGTGCGCCATCGGCATGGGCGGCGCGTGCTGCGCCGCTTTTGCGGCAAACGCCGCCACCACCACATCCGAGCACGGCGTCACCGCCGACACCATCCTGCTGGGCCAGTCCGCCGCGCTGACTGGCCCGACCGCCGTGCTTGGCAAGCAGATGAACTCGGGCGCGCTGCTGTATTTCGACCACATCAACCAGCAGGGCGGCATCCACGGGCGCAAGATCCGGCTCCAGGCGCTGGACGACTACTACGAGCCCGAACCGGCGGCCAAGAACACCCGCAAGCTGATCGAGGAAGACCGCGTCTTCGCCCTGTTCGGCTATGTCGGCACGCCGACCAGTCAGGCGGCGCTGCCGCTCGCGATCCAGGCCAGGGTGCCGTTCTTCGGTCCGTACACCGGCGCGCAGTCGCTGCGCGAGCCGCGCAGCCGCTACGTGTTCCATGTGCGCGCCGGCTACAACGAGGAAACCGCGGCCATCCTGCGCCAGATCCAGACCACCGGGCTCAAGCGCGTGGCCGTGGTCTACAACGAGGACGCCTACGGCAAGGCCGGCCTGGACGGGCTCGAGCGCGCGCTCAAGGCCGCGCCCGACAGCGGCGTGCAGATCGTCGCGCGCGAACCGGTGGTGCGCAACACCACGGAAATCGGCGACGCCATGCAGGGCTCGATGAAAGCCAAGCCCGACGCCGTGGTCATGATCAGCGCCTACCGCACCGCCGGCGCCTTCGTCAAGGAAGCGCTGCGCCGCGGCTACAACGGCCAATTCTACAACGTGTCCTTCGTCGGCACGCAGGCGCTGGCCAACGTGGTCGGCGCGCAGGGCAGCGGCGTGATCATCTCGCAGGTGATGCCGCACCCCGGCAACGCCACGCTGCCGATCGTGCGCGAATACCTGCGCCTGCTGCAGGCCGCGGGCAAGCCCAGCGAATTCGACTACGCCAGCATCGAGGGCTTTATCGCCGCCAAGACCTTCACCGAAGGCCTGCGCCGCGCCGGCAAGGATTTGACGCGCGAGAAGCTGGTGACCGCGCTGGAATCGATGCGCAACTACGACCTGGGCGGGTTTATCGTCAACTTCACGCCGGAGAACCACGTCGGCTCGAAGTTCGTGGAGATGACGATCATCAATTCGAAGGGGCAGGTGATTCGTTGA